The Paenibacillus mucilaginosus 3016 genome includes the window GAAATCGATCTGGCCAACAGTTTCATGGTTGGTGATATGGAAACCGATATCGCAGCAGGCAAGGCAGCCGGTACGAAGACGATCCGAATTGGCCCAGAAGATGAGAATGCTGATTTTTCGGCCCCCTCTCTCCTGGAAGCGATCCCTTATATATTGAATCAGACAACAGCACTAAAAGAGCGGTAATCCGCCCTCGCCCTCCATGTATCAGAGCTCTGTGCTTAATTCGCATAGAGTGTGAACAAACAGTCCATAACATTCTTTAGGTATCAGAGCGATTGTCATCATGATTAAAAGTTAAGGCCGTTTGCCTCACAACCCCATCAAAGATCTTCATCTGACCTAAACAACAAAAACACCACCTGACATGAAAACAGGTGGCATTCGTAATGCATAAACCTATGTATCTGTCCAAGGATTTCAAACTTTATTCCAACTTCTTGAGTCGTATTAATAGTAAATACCCATGTTATCGTCGAGCCAGCGGAGGAATACCACAACATCCTCGATGCCGTACCCTTTCTCTAGAGCAGTCTCGGATAGGAACTCATCTCTGCAAAGACGTGATAAAAAGAACCGTTGCTCCTCAACGCTCAGAGAATGCAGTTTCTCTTTGGTTTCAAACTCAAGACTTTCAGTTTCCTCTCTGTTTTCGTCACGGATGCCCGTTTCTTCATCACTATAAATAGCATGTAGATGTAAAAGATTGTTACCCAGTTTTACATAATCCATCATCATCACCCCAAGCGAAGTATATCACGATTATCCATTCCTTGGTAGTTTATGTGTTATCATGCGTTATAAGTCTCATTTGGTGTAATAGACAAAAAAAGCCTGAGAACACGTAGCTCTCAGACCTTTGATTTTACTTACGTTTGAACGATAAATGCTCTTCTCGTCTTTCAAAACAACCTTAATTTAGTCTTTATAATTTAGTGACGTAATACCCCTTGCTTTAGCGATGGGGATGTAAGGCACTTAGGATGTGGGATAGCTTTAGCTATCTTGAACATCCCACATTTTTGCGCTATACTGTTTACCGGAACATATGTTCCTTGATAACTGAATCATATGGGGTTGTGGCGAAGAAATCAGTCGCCACCTAAAATGATTCCTGTATAGGGCAGACAAACTGCCGCCAAACCAATAGCTGCGCACGTAACCTACATTGCAGCTGGCTCGGACGGAGCCATCAGGGAGAGATGAGGTTACGAATCTCGATGATCTGAGAAGCCCCTGCCTTTAGGCATGGGGAGTCGTCACGAGGACACTAATTTTTATCCTTGGACACTTATTAGGGTCCTGGACAGGAATTATTGTTGTTTGAAAGCCTCTTTACGGTATCACCTCAAACAGTACGACTGTAGCAGCCATGGCCGCATTGATCGATTCGGCACGCCCGTTCATCGGGATATCAGCACGTTATGCTTGGCCAGGGCCTGCACCTCCAGCGAGCCCCCCTGCCCTTCGCTGCCGATACGAACCACGTCGGTGCGCGGAAGTCATGCTCTTAGCATGGGACCGCTCCCTGCAGCGAGGTGCTGACGACCTGTACTCCCCGCTCTGCCACGGCCGGCAGCCACTCCGTGAGGTCCCCCTGCACCACCTGCAGGTGGAACAGGGATCCCATCGCCGAGCGAACGGTCTTGGGGTTTTATACAGATCTACCGTGCCCTTGCCCAGCAGCACACCCGAAGCGCCCACCGCATCGGCGCTGCGGATAATCGTACCGAGATTGCTTGGGTCCTGCATCCCATCGACGACCACGACGAGGCCGCCCTGCTCGCTGGCCTTCAGCAGATCCTGCGGCCGCCATGACAGCTTCGGCACACAGCGAAAACAGACTGCAGCATTCCCGTATCGGTGCACTTGGCAAGCACCTCTTCGCCTACAGGCACTCATTCGATCCCCTGCCTTGCGGCTTCTTCGAGCAGTTCCGGCAGCTGTCACGCCGCTCGTCTGAGAAGAACACGGTATCCGGCATCGCGTCGAATTTGCAGCGCTTGGTGGACCAGATGATGCCCCTCAATCAGGAAGCGCCCTGTCTTCTCGTGTCCCTTGCGGCTCTGCAGTTCTGTCCACTGCTTGACCCGCGGATTCTGGAGGGAACGGATGATTTCCTCCGCTCGCCCGCGATGTGAACAGATTACATATGAATAGAAGCGGACAAATTTGTCCGCCCCTTACTTGGAATTTAGCTCTTCAATCAGGTCCGCACTATCATTTCGAACGTTTCCCACTAGACTAGATACCGGGTAGGAGAACATTTCTTCTGCCGGATACGGCTGCAGCAGGCTGTGAAGGAACTCGGTATCCTGAGTGCCTGGGTCAAGCCAAGCCTGCTCATTCTCCCGCGGCAGAATCACAGGCATGCGGTCATGGACATCTTTCACGACATCATTGGGTGTCGTCGTAATAATGGTACAAGTCTCAAGCACCGTTCCATCGGGCCCCCTCCAGGTATCCCAGAGACCGGCGAAGCCGTAAACCTCCTTGCTCTTTAACAGAAAGCGCATCGGCTGCTTCTCTTTCTTACTTAACGAAAGCCATTCGAAGAAGCCATCGGCAACGATTAGGGTGCGCGACCGCTTCAGCGGTTCGCGGAATGCCGCTTTCGTGGCCACCGTTTCAGCCCGAGCATTAAAGGTGCTGTACCCCATTTTAGGATCCTTCGCCCAGAAAGGCACAAGCCCCCATTTGAATCGCTTGATCTTGTATTGTTGACCGTCATTAACTACAGCCAATAGCTGCTGCCCTGGCGCTACATTATATCGAGGTTTATAATCTTCCAGCGGTTCGGATAAATCGAAGTGTTCAATAATTGCGGATTCCGGAGCTGTTAAAGTAAACCGTCCACACATTATCGGACCCTCCTTTTTTCTTCTATTACCCATCATTTCCCACTAGCGTGCCACACAGAACACGACCGCCTTTCGTGGTCTCCTATTGATCCACATGCTCCACATGAATGATTTTTCCGAGAATCATTTCCACTTGAACAAGACCAAGACCTGAACGGCTGTCGAAACTGTTGTTGTAATTGTCCCCGATAACAAAATACTGACCCGCTCCCAGTGTGATATCCTCCTGGCTCAAAGTGTTCTCAGGGAACGTAAAATCCTTTGAGCGGACCCCATTTACAAACAAATACTCGCCCTCTATGCGGATCGTTTCCCCTGGAAGTCCGATAATTCGTTTGGCGTAGAGCCTATCCTTTAATGGCTCAAAGAGCACAAGATCCCCCCGCGCTACCGCCTTGGTGTCGTAGTATTTCGTATCAATCCAAAGCCGGTCATCAACATGTATGGATGGTTCCATGGACGAGCCATTGCCGTAAACTCTTTCATATTGATCATGTCTGGTTATGGTCGATTCGGATTCAATGATTGTTCGCATTTCTTCCAAAGCCTCTCGATCTTCGGGGGTTTCCGCTGTTTTGAGCTTGTCATTAATAGAGTCCATAAGCGTTTTTCCACGGTTATTTGGACTTAGAGGATCAGCTCCGTACTGTATTAACAGCTTAACTGTTTCTGGATTTTTGTAATAAACCGCCATCTGAATATCCGTGACAGCCAGAGGATATAACATATCCGGTATTGCCCCATGCTCTAATAACAGGGTGATCATTGGAATATCCTGAAGATATACAGCCATCCCTAAGCTCGAGTGGCCATCATTCTTTGATACGAAATTGGGGCTGGCCCCACTATCGAGCAGTCGTTTAGCGCCCTCATAGTTCTGATCCATCACTTCTTTAAGTACTAAATAACTCCGATCCGATGGGATGATGACCACATGATTGGTCTTGGGATCCCAGGTTACTTCTGCCTCGGTACTCTCTCCAAGGAAGCGAATTGGCACAAAGGCAGATCCATTGCTGATTCGCGGTGCAACCGGCAGCTCTTTGGGTTCCCCGTTCACGTTTGCCGTTTTGTTATCCATCTGCAATACAATCTTGGTATTTGGCTTCGTTCCGATGACCGATCTGCTTGCCTCATCCCATTGGACCTGGAAGCCAAGCTCCTCAAAGGAGGGGCGGAATTGAACTAGCGTTGTACCCTCATCAACGATGGGAAGCTGGTTGTAGATCACCTGAAAATCATTCACAAAAACCCGGACTGGCTCTTCCGCGTGCGCCGCGGGGGTGAATATCGTACATAATACTAAGAATGAGGTAAGAATGCTTGTAGGAACTTTCAAGATAGGACCCCCATGTTTTATTTAACTCTGATGTTATTAGATTTGTTCGATTCGTATCTTCACCCGGAAAGGTCCATTCACTTGCTTGAGGAGGTGGCCCATAACGGTCATTTCACGTGAAAGGTAGGAGCCGGTGCAGCGGCCGGCAAATTGAATCACCATATCCCCCTTCTCCAGAAGGCTGCTGTCTACTTCAAGCTCCTTGTTTTTAGGAGAAATGTCCTGCCTAAAATGCAGTTCACGTCTAGTAGCGGCAACTTCCTCCATGGGAACTCGAAGCGTTCCTAAGTAAGCATACAGCTCTCTGATGTTCATTCCCCATGCCTGTAATAAGGCTAAAGCCCTAACTGATCCAATATGGAGCGGTTAGGGCTTTTGGGGACATATGGATACTGCCGTAAGACAGCATGAATACAGTTAGCGGCCAGCCGGGATGCATGCCCCGGATGGCCGCCGGTCTTTATTCTATTTGCCGCTGTTTCCGTTTTTTCCGTCATTCACTTGAAACGTCCATACATCCGATAGGGTCTTGCCTAGGTAAGCATCTTCTACACTAACATACCAGCCATAGGTGCGGCCTGGGGTAAGCCCCGTCCACTTCGCCTTCGCCGTAGTTCCGCTGACGACGTTCGATTCTTGACCGATCAGCTTCGTGGTGAGTACGTTCAGCTGAATGTAATCAGTAGCTACTTGCTTTGCTACCGGTTTAAGCTTTATTGGAATTGTAAACTCCTCTTTCGAATCTTCATAGTAATTATAGTCATTTAAGTACGAAGAGAACGTATTTACATGCAGCAGTCCATGCTCCGTGTCAAACTTCAGCAAACGTAGATAACCGAGTCCGCCCTGCTCCAAACCCTGATAGTCGGCCAGCATCTCCAATACTTGGCGGTCACCGATCGTTTTCACATTATGGCTCACCCCGATGATATGTCCACTTAGCACCATAAACACATTGTCGTTCGGAACGACGACCTTCTCATATATTTCTTTCCCTTGACCCGAGTAATTCCCTTCTGGGTTGATGTATTCATGCAGAGCGACAATAGCATTGCGGTCGCTATATTTTTTCAATACCTGATTAGCCCAATCAATGGACTGCTGATCGATCACCCAGCCGAAATAAAGGATGACGAAATCGTTGCCCCCAGAGGAGATCAAATCGTAGTGGTCACGATTGTTGTCGAGCTCGCCACCGTAATAAGAGCGATTCTCGAAGCGGTGACGGCCGAAATATTTGCCGTACATGGAGTAATCCGCCGCTGCATAGTGAACATCATGATTGCCTGCCAACACGCCATATGGCATCCCCGCATCGTCAAGAATTTTCATACTCCTGTCCGCGTTTATGTATTGATACTCATCCATTCCGTCCACGATATCGCCTGTGTGAATGGTATATTGTATTTTCTGCTTTGCCTGCTGGTCGACAAGCCACTGCGTCATATTCGTGTAAATATGAGGGTACGATTTGGAGTAATACTGAGTATCACTGATCCAGGCGAAGGAAAAATCATACTCGTCCGGTGAGGGGATTTGATCCTGCACCAGTACCTGTACGGTACCCTCACGCACCGTGTCTGCAACACTCACTTTTCCCTTCAGAACAAAATCCTGTGTGCCTATGCCCGAGTCGACCTCGGTCCATTTGCCGAGCTTATGGTTCCAAGCATACATCGTCACCCGGCGGCCTTCAAGCGAGTGCCCCTCCCAACGGACTTCCAGCTCCGATACCCCGGTCAAATCCTGATCTACTTTCAGCTCGAACCGGTGATAAGGGAAGTCCCCGTTCACATCAGTCGTTACATATTGATCATCGGAGATCGAGATTTTACTATATTCACCCTCATCGAAGGCCTTCTCGCCTTGGGGCACCTGCAATAACGGCGGTTCCCGGTCTACTGCATGGCTGTACGCTTTCGCTTGTCCCCTGTTGGCGTAGTCGTACTTGTACCCCTCATAAAAGGACACCTTCAACGCATCCCCATAAGGATCCTGAACGTTCGCCATCAGCATCGGATTCGGACCCACCTTCTCGTCTCCGTCATTCGGCTTCGGATTCATCGGCGCATTCGGATGCTCCTGCAGCGACTCAAAGACGCTTGCGGCGGAAGTCTCATTGCCTGCGCGGTCGGTTGCCGTGACCTCCAAGCGGTGAGAACCTGGCGTTAAGCTGGCCGCAGCAACGGTGCCGGGAAAGTCCACCGGATTTCCATCCAGCTTCGCTTCTACCTTGCTCACCCCAGAGATTGTATCACTCACTTGAGCGGTAAGCGGGATAAAACCCTTGACCTGCGAGCCGGCATCCGGTGTGATTGCTGCGATGACAGGCTTCGTGTTATCTACGATCACGTCTGCGGCGGCTATCGTTGTGCCTTCACGCTCAAGAGAGACCCGGTGCTTACCGTCCACAGCTTTTTTCGTATCCCAAGCATAGGTAATTGCCGACAGCTTCTGCTCCGGGATCATGAAGTGAAAATCTCGGTGCTGGATGTCATCATTGACGCCATAGCTTGTTTTGCTGTCGTAGGCAGGATCCCTAAGAATCGTTCCGTCCCAAAGAATGAGGCGCACGTTTCGAATACTGAAATTATCATTGTTCCCCTCATTGCTGGTCGGGGAGATCCGGTCCCCCGCCCACACGGACAAGGTGTTCGCTCCGGAACTCAGCAGCTCGGGAGAAACCGGTACGGCAACCGTCTCGAATTGGGAATAATCATGTATCCCTTCAAATAAATGAATGATGGTATCACCTATCAGGATACCGTTCTTAAACCCGAGCGCCGGCTGCAGCCCGTCCGCTTCAAGTACGAGGTATGCCTCGCCCGGCATCACACGCTTGCTTTCGATAGGCTGGCCGTCGATCGACACCCGCAGGACACTGCCGTCCGCCATAGGCTGATAGCCTTGAAGGGCTACGGTTTCACGCAAATATTGACCGTCTGCAACATTCAACAGGGGAATCGGCTGGTGCTGCAAGTGAATCTGATACGAAGCGGCCGGTTCAGAAGGGGCTTTTACCTTATGAATCCCATCCGACACTTCATAATAATACTGCAGCTTAGAACCGGACATGATGTCATATTTCGAAATGGTCTTGCTGAACATCCCCGCTTCGTTTAATGTCAGGTCCTCCTGTTGATACACTTCTTGAGCATCCGTCTTGTAATATAACGTGACACGTTTCACAGACTGATCATCTGTAACCTGTGCAGTTAGCGTCAAATCAACGGGGGGCGTGCTTGTATAGGGTGGCGTGTGCACAACAGCCGGCTGAGCTGAGTCCTTCGGTAATACCACGGTGCCTGTAGGAGCTTGGTCAGTGCGAATAGTCCCCGGTGTCGGCTTCTGCCCGGAAGCGAGCTTGATGAGTACGGTGCTTCCATCTGCAGGCAATGTATAAATATTGCTTTTGCCGGCAGAAATGTCTTGGTTCGGATGGTTATAGTTCGCTCGGCTAATCTGCGTTCCCGTATCAGTAGAGATGACAACGGCGCGCATGCCTGTGTTGGCCATCCCGCCCGAGTGTACCTCCAGCAGCTGCTGGGAAGTGACGTTACTCCCGAAATGCCGGTTGAAGTCGGTTAAGGTTTTTCCCTCGCTGGCGCCGGTTCGTACCCAGACCACCGCTGTGCCGCCTGGAGGAATGACCTGGTCGCCGTCTAGATTCCATACTTGATAAGTACCATTGGCGTAGGTATAACGGATTTGTAAGTCCCTTGCCGGCAGCGCTCTGTCCGTTGGGTTGTACAGCTCGATGTATTCATAAGCATCCGTTGATGAATTATCCGGCACCAGCTCGGTAACCATCAATTCTATAGGGCTGACTGTTCCATAAACCGACTGAGTTACTTGAGCTGCAGCGGGTGATTGGGTACCGTATACGGAAGTCAATACGCTCGAAGCCTGAACATTGGTCTCCTGG containing:
- a CDS encoding Ig-like domain-containing protein; this translates as MRSNKKWWRTVSASIALSVGLSGPVSYSSVPSSGMDLNQETNVQASSVLTSVYGTQSPAAAQVTQSVYGTVSPIELMVTELVPDNSSTDAYEYIELYNPTDRALPARDLQIRYTYANGTYQVWNLDGDQVIPPGGTAVVWVRTGASEGKTLTDFNRHFGSNVTSQQLLEVHSGGMANTGMRAVVISTDTGTQISRANYNHPNQDISAGKSNIYTLPADGSTVLIKLASGQKPTPGTIRTDQAPTGTVVLPKDSAQPAVVHTPPYTSTPPVDLTLTAQVTDDQSVKRVTLYYKTDAQEVYQQEDLTLNEAGMFSKTISKYDIMSGSKLQYYYEVSDGIHKVKAPSEPAASYQIHLQHQPIPLLNVADGQYLRETVALQGYQPMADGSVLRVSIDGQPIESKRVMPGEAYLVLEADGLQPALGFKNGILIGDTIIHLFEGIHDYSQFETVAVPVSPELLSSGANTLSVWAGDRISPTSNEGNNDNFSIRNVRLILWDGTILRDPAYDSKTSYGVNDDIQHRDFHFMIPEQKLSAITYAWDTKKAVDGKHRVSLEREGTTIAAADVIVDNTKPVIAAITPDAGSQVKGFIPLTAQVSDTISGVSKVEAKLDGNPVDFPGTVAAASLTPGSHRLEVTATDRAGNETSAASVFESLQEHPNAPMNPKPNDGDEKVGPNPMLMANVQDPYGDALKVSFYEGYKYDYANRGQAKAYSHAVDREPPLLQVPQGEKAFDEGEYSKISISDDQYVTTDVNGDFPYHRFELKVDQDLTGVSELEVRWEGHSLEGRRVTMYAWNHKLGKWTEVDSGIGTQDFVLKGKVSVADTVREGTVQVLVQDQIPSPDEYDFSFAWISDTQYYSKSYPHIYTNMTQWLVDQQAKQKIQYTIHTGDIVDGMDEYQYINADRSMKILDDAGMPYGVLAGNHDVHYAAADYSMYGKYFGRHRFENRSYYGGELDNNRDHYDLISSGGNDFVILYFGWVIDQQSIDWANQVLKKYSDRNAIVALHEYINPEGNYSGQGKEIYEKVVVPNDNVFMVLSGHIIGVSHNVKTIGDRQVLEMLADYQGLEQGGLGYLRLLKFDTEHGLLHVNTFSSYLNDYNYYEDSKEEFTIPIKLKPVAKQVATDYIQLNVLTTKLIGQESNVVSGTTAKAKWTGLTPGRTYGWYVSVEDAYLGKTLSDVWTFQVNDGKNGNSGK
- a CDS encoding SOS response-associated peptidase, producing the protein MCGRFTLTAPESAIIEHFDLSEPLEDYKPRYNVAPGQQLLAVVNDGQQYKIKRFKWGLVPFWAKDPKMGYSTFNARAETVATKAAFREPLKRSRTLIVADGFFEWLSLSKKEKQPMRFLLKSKEVYGFAGLWDTWRGPDGTVLETCTIITTTPNDVVKDVHDRMPVILPRENEQAWLDPGTQDTEFLHSLLQPYPAEEMFSYPVSSLVGNVRNDSADLIEELNSK
- the lepB gene encoding signal peptidase I; translated protein: MKVPTSILTSFLVLCTIFTPAAHAEEPVRVFVNDFQVIYNQLPIVDEGTTLVQFRPSFEELGFQVQWDEASRSVIGTKPNTKIVLQMDNKTANVNGEPKELPVAPRISNGSAFVPIRFLGESTEAEVTWDPKTNHVVIIPSDRSYLVLKEVMDQNYEGAKRLLDSGASPNFVSKNDGHSSLGMAVYLQDIPMITLLLEHGAIPDMLYPLAVTDIQMAVYYKNPETVKLLIQYGADPLSPNNRGKTLMDSINDKLKTAETPEDREALEEMRTIIESESTITRHDQYERVYGNGSSMEPSIHVDDRLWIDTKYYDTKAVARGDLVLFEPLKDRLYAKRIIGLPGETIRIEGEYLFVNGVRSKDFTFPENTLSQEDITLGAGQYFVIGDNYNNSFDSRSGLGLVQVEMILGKIIHVEHVDQ